One segment of Streptomyces sp. XD-27 DNA contains the following:
- a CDS encoding carbonic anhydrase, which translates to MKSLVDNARSFTTHVAERAEEFRALEAGQRPEVLFITCSDSRVVPSLITGARPGELFELRTAGNIVPEYRSDHPTGETATIEYAVRVLGVRDVIVCGHSHCGAVSALVRDDDLSGVPAVQGWLERAASQPETTTPDAPDLAEAVQRHAVAQLERLHTHPCIAERIAEGTLSVHAWYYEVHTGAVKEYGPGDAWFRPL; encoded by the coding sequence ATGAAGTCCCTGGTTGACAACGCTCGTTCCTTCACGACGCACGTTGCGGAGCGTGCCGAGGAGTTCCGCGCCCTGGAGGCGGGGCAGCGCCCGGAGGTGCTGTTCATCACCTGTTCCGACTCGCGCGTGGTGCCGTCCCTGATCACCGGTGCACGGCCGGGCGAGCTGTTCGAGCTGCGGACGGCGGGCAACATCGTGCCCGAGTACCGCAGCGACCACCCCACCGGCGAGACGGCCACCATCGAGTACGCGGTGCGGGTGCTGGGCGTCCGCGACGTCATCGTGTGCGGGCACTCCCACTGCGGCGCGGTCAGCGCTCTCGTACGGGACGACGACCTCTCCGGCGTGCCCGCCGTACAAGGCTGGCTGGAGCGCGCGGCATCCCAGCCCGAGACGACCACGCCCGATGCCCCGGATCTCGCGGAGGCGGTACAGCGCCACGCGGTCGCTCAGCTGGAGCGACTGCACACCCACCCTTGCATAGCGGAACGGATAGCGGAGGGGACCCTGTCGGTGCACGCCTGGTACTACGAGGTGCACACGGGAGCAGTGAAGGAGTACGGGCCGGGCGACGCGTGGTTCCGGCCGCTGTGA